From the genome of Mustelus asterias chromosome 7, sMusAst1.hap1.1, whole genome shotgun sequence, one region includes:
- the rpl30 gene encoding large ribosomal subunit protein eL30: MVAAKKTKKSLESINSRLQLVMKSGKYVLGYKQTLKMIRQGKAKLVILANNCPALRKSEIEYYAMLAKTGVHHYSGNNIELGTACGKYYRVCTLAIIDPGDSDIIRSMPEQISEK; the protein is encoded by the exons ATGGTCGCGGCCAAGAAGACG AAAAAGTCATTGGAGTCCATCAACTCCAGGCTCCAGCTGGTTATGAAAAGTGGCAAATATGTGCTGGGCTACAAACAGACTTTGAAAATGATTCGTCAAGGCAAAGCCAAGTTGGTTATTCTTGCCAACAACTGCCCAGCCTTGAG GAAATCTGAGATTGAGTACTATGCTATGTTAGCGAAAACTGGTGTGCATCACTACAGTGGCAACAACATTGAACTAGGTACAGCTTGTGGTAAATACTACAGAGTGTGCACACTGGCTATCATTGATCCTG GCGATTCTGACATCATCAGGAGCATGCCAGAGCAAATCAGTGAGAAATAA